The proteins below come from a single Alnus glutinosa chromosome 9, dhAlnGlut1.1, whole genome shotgun sequence genomic window:
- the LOC133876812 gene encoding agamous-like MADS-box protein MADS3 yields MGRGKLIMELIEKEKTRSITFQKRKKGLMKKAYEFSTLCGVDTCMIIYGPKLSDRPVELGTWPETRDQVECVIERYKTDTKLKPTRASFDLSDFLIDRKTKVNNETSRLRKNIFEARYPTWDDRIEMLSEDQLTAVLDVMDTKLEAAGMRINRIKGNQHMMVGKATSATVVSHCPQPPPKLIQNQFNSMQALCQDQLFDHAQWSSHMFPFDPNFIHNSFKKLLHGDYDHWTHQLGSVSTSDIHAPLNIDQYPSTNYNMVPAGVMENTIMSNHPSASMNYYDITRQFSPQYMPMMSNISAHMPYGFQVNDLYHDIGEFDMKNKHLL; encoded by the coding sequence ATGGGTCGTGGAAAACTTATTATGGAACTGATAGAGAAGGAGAAAACTCGAAGTATAACTTTTCAGAAGAGAAAGAAGGGTCTGATGAAGAAGGCTTATGAGTTCTCCACCCTTTGTGGTGTTGATACCTGCATGATCATCTATGGGCCTAAGCTATCCGACCGGCCCGTCGAGCTTGGTACCTGGCCCGAAACCCGTGATCAAGTGGAGTGCGTGATCGAGCGGTACAAGACTGACACAAAGCTTAAACCTACAAGGGCATCCTTCGATTTGTCTGACTTTCTCATAGATAGGAAGACGAAGGTCAACAATGAGACTTCCAGGCTGCGCAAGAATATTTTCGAGGCCAGGTATCCGACATGGGATGATCGCATTGAAATGCTATCCGAGGATCAACTAACGGCGGTTCTTGACGTTATGGACACAAAGCTTGAAGCTGCGGGGATGAGAATTAACAGGATTAAAGGAAATCAGCATATGATGGTCGGAAAAGCAACGTCGGCGACCGTTGTCAGCCATTGTCCTCAGCCGCCGCCGAAACTAATCCAAAACCAGTTTAATAGCATGCAAGCCTTGTGCCAAGACCAGCTGTTTGATCATGCTCAGTGGTCCTCTCACATGTTTCCATTCGATCCGAATTTTATCCACAATTCTTTCAAGAAGCTGCTGCATGGCGATTATGATCACTGGACTCATCAGCTTGGCAGCGTGTCTACAAGCGATATTCATGCTCCCTTGAATATTGATCAATATCCGTCGACTAATTACAATATGGTGCCGGCCGGGGTTATGGAGAACACGATCATGAGCAATCATCCTAGTGCCTCGATGAACTACTATGACATAACCAGACAATTCTCGCCACAATATATGCCGATGATGTCAAATATTTCTGCTCATATGCCGTACGGCTTCCAAGTGAATGATTTGTATCATGATATTGGGGAGTTTGATATGAAGAACAAGCATTTGTTATGA
- the LOC133878432 gene encoding fasciclin-like arabinogalactan protein 12, protein MHTKMTKQALFSLSLVFLSLCSTTLGQPASAPAQPADAPAQTANIPTPRGTPDVIKILQKAGGFTILIRLLRTTAVADQIKGQLDNSDTGFTLFAPTDSAFSDLKSGTLNSLNNEEKIRLMQFHTLPKFYSLENFQTVTNPVRTQAGDTNPGDYPLNVTTAGSQVNISTGLVNATVSGTIFSAKQLAVYRVDKVLLPLDIFVPKAPPAPAPAPLPVKPKAKKAAASPKSSSTTTPSTPTLVVDSGVVSLTKHGILVSVGVSVFIAAFSL, encoded by the coding sequence ATGCATACAAAGATGACCAAACAggctctcttctctctctcacttgtTTTTCTCTCCCTCTGCAGCACAACTTTAGGCCAGCCAGCTTCGGCCCCGGCTCAGCCAGCCGACGCCCCGGCTCAGACTGCCAATATCCCAACACCACGTGGCACCCCCGACGTAATCAAAATCCTCCAAAAGGCCGGAGGATTCACGATCCTAATCCGCCTCTTAAGGACCACTGCAGTGGCTGACCAAATCAAAGGGCAGCTAGACAATTCAGACACTGGTTTTACCCTTTTCGCCCCAACCGACTCGGCATTTTCAGACCTCAAATCGGGCACTTTAAACTCTCTCAACAACGAAGAAAAGATCCGGCTTATGCAATTTCATACCTTACCCAAATTTTATTCTCTGGAAAACTTCCAAACCGTGACCAACCCGGTTCGAACACAGGCAGGAGATACCAACCCCGGTGATTACCCACTAAATGTGACCACTGCGGGAAGCCAAGTAAACATTTCGACTGGCCTTGTGAATGCCACAGTGAGCGGTACAATATTTTCTGCTAAACAGCTTGCTGTGTATCGAGTGGACAAAGTGCTTCTTCCTCTGGACATCTTTGTTCCAAAGGCGCCTCCGGCACCAGCGCCGGCACCGCTTCCAGTCAAGCCTAAGGCCAAGAAGGCAGCAGCTAGTCCAAAGAGTAGTAGTACTACTACTCCTAGTACTCCTACACTAGTGGTTGATTCTGGTGTAGTGAGTCTCACAAAGCATGGAATACTGGTGTCCGTCGGAGTTTCTGTTTTCATCGCAGCATTTTCTCTCTGA